From a single Candidatus Izimaplasma bacterium HR1 genomic region:
- a CDS encoding phosphoenolpyruvate carboxykinase has translation MSTRSKLKREEIGTTTPNLFSRIRSTIETAYYRNNVIKVTSISEAYNLAKKHSGTIVTDLDVHRAEDLGLPSDAKVLVFNDGVITGRQAHARRLVNHKTQESYAKTLRNSVFNSRKKKMYHGVAYVGLHEDFMVKAHLLIPEGYENTLYSWMLNFQNQTPEMDELYNNSTEINEGDIFLYSDPDEFIDEHPEGLSLFDHKNNVGALFGLKYFGEHKKATLTMSWSVASRNDYTACHGGQKRFNLDNDKTFIAGVFGLSGSGKSTITHSKHGGKYDVTVLHDDAFIISNKDGSSISLEPSYFDKVQDYPTDSPDNKYLLTIQNVAVTRDNNDQLVPVTEDIRNGNGRALKSKYWTKDRAYKFSNKVDAIFWIMKDDSLPPLLKINSSTLASTLGATLATKRSSAEHGAVTNRLIIEPYANPFRLYPLRRDYNKFKDLFENQQVDCYVLNTGYFLNEDIRPKTTLGLIEKIVTNDIEFKKFNGLDEIEYPEVEGFNPNFNDAKYINLFKERLSSRIDFINNLFSQDILPVGAKQSIQNIIDKM, from the coding sequence ATGTCAACTAGAAGTAAATTAAAACGAGAAGAAATCGGTACTACTACTCCTAACTTATTCAGTAGAATTAGATCGACTATCGAAACTGCATATTATAGAAATAACGTTATTAAAGTTACTTCTATTTCTGAAGCTTATAATTTAGCTAAAAAACACAGTGGTACAATCGTAACTGATTTAGATGTCCATCGTGCAGAGGATTTAGGTTTGCCTAGTGATGCTAAAGTATTAGTCTTTAATGATGGTGTAATTACTGGTAGGCAAGCTCATGCAAGAAGATTGGTAAACCATAAAACACAAGAGAGTTATGCAAAGACTTTACGTAATTCAGTTTTCAATTCACGTAAGAAAAAAATGTATCATGGTGTTGCTTATGTTGGTCTTCATGAAGACTTCATGGTTAAAGCACATTTGTTAATCCCTGAAGGATATGAGAACACTCTTTATTCGTGGATGTTAAACTTCCAAAATCAAACTCCAGAAATGGATGAACTGTATAATAACTCAACAGAGATTAACGAAGGAGACATCTTCTTATATTCTGATCCAGATGAATTCATTGATGAACATCCTGAAGGTTTAAGCCTATTTGATCACAAAAACAATGTTGGTGCTTTATTTGGTCTTAAATACTTTGGTGAACATAAAAAAGCTACTCTAACTATGAGTTGGAGTGTAGCTTCAAGAAATGATTATACAGCTTGTCATGGTGGACAAAAACGTTTTAATTTAGATAATGATAAAACATTTATCGCTGGGGTATTTGGTTTAAGTGGTAGTGGTAAAAGTACAATCACTCATTCTAAACATGGTGGTAAATACGACGTTACTGTACTTCATGATGATGCCTTTATCATTTCAAACAAAGATGGTTCAAGTATCTCTTTAGAACCATCATATTTTGATAAAGTACAAGATTATCCAACTGATAGTCCTGACAATAAATACTTGTTAACTATCCAAAATGTAGCTGTTACTCGTGATAATAACGATCAATTAGTCCCAGTCACTGAAGATATTAGAAATGGAAATGGAAGAGCACTTAAATCTAAGTATTGGACTAAGGATAGAGCATATAAATTCAGTAATAAAGTAGATGCAATATTCTGGATAATGAAAGATGATTCTTTACCACCACTTCTTAAAATCAACTCCAGCACTCTAGCTAGTACATTAGGAGCAACTCTTGCTACAAAACGTTCTAGTGCTGAACATGGAGCTGTTACTAATAGACTAATTATTGAACCCTATGCTAATCCTTTTAGATTATACCCATTAAGAAGAGATTACAATAAATTTAAAGATCTCTTTGAGAATCAACAAGTAGATTGCTATGTTCTTAATACTGGTTATTTCCTAAATGAAGATATTAGACCTAAAACAACATTAGGTCTAATCGAAAAAATAGTAACAAACGATATTGAGTTCAAGAAATTCAACGGTTTAGATGAAATTGAATATCCTGAAGTAGAAGGATTTAATCCTAACTTCAATGATGCTAAGTACATTAATCTATTCAAAGAAAGATTAAGTTCTAGAATCGACTTTATCAATAATTTATTTAGTCAAGATATCTTGCCTGTCGGAGCGAAACAAAGTATCCAAAACATAATCGACAAAATGTAA
- the gdh gene encoding NAD-specific glutamate dehydrogenase, whose product MAIVRPFKALRPRKDLVERVASLPYDVMDRKEAKSMAKGNPYSFLHIIRSEIDFPSSTDPYDVKVYKKAQKNLKVFEDDGILVQDEQPMIYVYRQIMDGREQTGFVGCTSVDDYVNNVIKKHELTLLSKEKDRLNHFDRCDANTAPIFLTYRDNDRLNEILEAWTQKTPDFDMVTDDGVGHVAWAIDDEELVKEITELFGGIESLYIADGHHRSASAAKVALKRREENPNYTGTEEFNFFMSVIFPESNLNILPYNRVVHDPNGLPIDEYFRLLEEIFVVTPSKAPYKPTERGTFGMYVNKEWYKLTLKEGVVDKSDLLECIDASILETHVLNNILGIKNMRNSSRISFVGGIRGLKGLKDKTDKLDGCGFAMYPVSMSEIMDVSDSGLIMPAKSTWFEPKLRSGLFVHKFDSFKIATETDDVVSPETKEYIKNTLKIVKHKDGNQQEFVQAVTEVLHSLGPVLDQHPEYIDNNILERIVEPERAIQFRVPWVDDEGDTQVNRGFRVQFNGAIGPYKGGLRFHPSVYLGLIKFLGFEQIFKNSLTGLPIGGGKGGSDFSPLGKSDEEIRRFCVSFMTELYRHIGPNVDVPAGDIGVGGREIGFLFGHYRRIKGAFENGVLTGKGLDYGGSLIRPEATGYGATYFAQQMLKHDELDFKNKTVAVSGFGNVAWGVCKKVRDLGGKVVTLSGPEGYIYDPEGIVTQEKIDFMIEMRANTDGKITDYADRFGVEFFPGEKPWVREVDIIMPCATQNEIHPADAEMIIKNGVKYLVEGANMPTTNEAVALLQAAGVVIGPGKAANAGGVATSALEMSQNSQRMSWTAEEVDLKLRGIMKNIYNNCVRASGRYGFGYDLIAGANIAGFTKVADAMIAQGKY is encoded by the coding sequence ATGGCTATTGTTAGACCTTTTAAAGCGCTAAGACCTAGAAAAGACTTAGTGGAGAGAGTTGCTTCATTACCTTATGACGTAATGGATAGAAAAGAAGCCAAATCTATGGCTAAAGGAAACCCTTATAGTTTCCTACATATCATTAGATCTGAAATTGATTTCCCATCGTCAACAGATCCATATGATGTAAAAGTTTACAAAAAAGCACAAAAGAACTTAAAAGTATTTGAAGATGATGGAATTTTAGTACAAGATGAACAACCAATGATTTATGTTTACCGTCAAATTATGGATGGTAGAGAACAAACTGGTTTTGTAGGTTGTACGAGTGTTGATGATTATGTGAATAACGTAATCAAAAAACATGAATTAACATTATTAAGTAAAGAAAAAGATCGTTTAAACCATTTTGATCGTTGTGATGCAAACACTGCACCAATTTTCTTAACATATCGCGACAATGATCGCTTAAATGAAATATTAGAAGCGTGGACACAAAAAACTCCAGATTTTGACATGGTTACAGATGATGGTGTTGGTCATGTTGCTTGGGCAATTGATGATGAAGAGTTAGTAAAAGAAATCACTGAGTTATTCGGTGGAATCGAAAGCTTATATATTGCTGATGGACATCACCGTTCTGCATCAGCTGCCAAAGTTGCATTAAAAAGACGTGAAGAAAATCCTAATTATACTGGTACAGAAGAATTTAACTTCTTTATGAGTGTGATTTTCCCAGAATCAAACTTAAATATTTTACCTTACAACCGTGTTGTACATGATCCAAACGGATTACCAATTGATGAATATTTCCGTCTATTAGAAGAAATATTTGTGGTTACTCCATCAAAAGCTCCTTATAAACCTACTGAACGTGGAACTTTTGGAATGTATGTAAACAAGGAATGGTATAAATTAACTTTAAAAGAGGGAGTTGTCGATAAATCTGATTTATTAGAATGTATTGATGCTTCAATCTTAGAAACTCATGTTTTAAATAATATCTTAGGAATCAAAAACATGCGTAATTCATCAAGAATTAGTTTTGTTGGTGGAATTAGAGGTTTAAAAGGCTTAAAGGATAAAACTGATAAACTTGATGGATGTGGATTCGCAATGTACCCAGTGTCTATGAGTGAAATCATGGATGTATCTGATAGTGGATTAATTATGCCTGCTAAATCAACTTGGTTCGAACCAAAATTACGTAGTGGATTATTCGTTCATAAATTCGATAGTTTCAAAATTGCTACTGAAACTGATGATGTAGTTAGTCCTGAAACAAAAGAATATATCAAAAACACATTAAAAATTGTTAAACATAAAGACGGAAACCAACAAGAATTCGTACAAGCAGTAACAGAAGTACTTCATTCTTTAGGTCCTGTTTTAGATCAACATCCAGAATATATTGATAACAATATATTAGAAAGAATCGTTGAACCAGAACGTGCTATCCAATTTAGAGTACCTTGGGTTGATGATGAAGGAGATACACAAGTAAATAGAGGATTCCGTGTTCAATTTAATGGAGCTATTGGTCCATATAAAGGTGGACTTCGTTTCCATCCGTCTGTTTATTTAGGTTTAATCAAATTCTTAGGATTTGAGCAAATCTTTAAAAACAGTTTAACTGGACTTCCTATTGGTGGAGGTAAAGGTGGTTCTGACTTTAGCCCTCTTGGAAAATCAGATGAAGAAATTAGAAGATTCTGTGTTAGCTTTATGACTGAATTATATCGCCATATTGGACCAAATGTTGATGTGCCTGCTGGGGACATCGGTGTTGGTGGACGTGAAATCGGATTCTTATTCGGGCATTACAGAAGAATTAAAGGGGCATTTGAAAATGGTGTTCTAACTGGTAAAGGTTTAGATTATGGTGGATCTTTAATTAGACCTGAAGCTACTGGTTACGGAGCTACATATTTTGCTCAACAAATGTTAAAACATGATGAATTAGACTTTAAAAACAAAACAGTAGCAGTATCAGGATTTGGTAATGTTGCCTGGGGTGTTTGTAAAAAAGTTAGAGATTTAGGTGGAAAAGTAGTTACTTTAAGTGGACCAGAAGGTTATATTTATGACCCAGAAGGTATCGTTACTCAAGAGAAAATTGACTTCATGATTGAAATGAGAGCAAATACTGATGGTAAGATTACAGATTATGCTGATCGTTTCGGAGTTGAATTCTTCCCAGGTGAAAAACCATGGGTTAGAGAAGTAGATATTATTATGCCTTGCGCCACACAAAATGAAATTCATCCAGCTGACGCTGAAATGATTATCAAAAATGGTGTTAAATATCTTGTTGAGGGCGCAAATATGCCTACAACAAATGAAGCAGTTGCATTATTACAAGCTGCTGGAGTAGTAATTGGTCCTGGTAAAGCTGCAAATGCTGGTGGGGTTGCAACTAGTGCTCTTGAAATGTCTCAAAACTCTCAACGTATGAGCTGGACTGCAGAAGAAGTGGATCTAAAATTACGTGGAATTATGAAAAATATTTACAACAACTGTGTACGTGCTAGTGGACGTTACGGATTCGGATATGATTTAATCGCTGGTGCGAATATTGCCGGATTTACTAAAGTTGCAGACGCAATGATTGCACAAGGTAAATATTAA
- the pta_3 gene encoding Phosphate acetyltransferase — protein MIKTINDLVLKAKEIETKTLVVACAADEHVLEAVEMARQEDIVNPILIGNKTEILGIFKQHNINESNYEIIDERDKPTACLEAVKLVSANNGYYLMKGLVDTSVILKAALNKEFGLRTSNRISHVSVMEVPTHDKLLYMTDGAMNIAPNLDEKRQIIENSVKIAHAVGNKLPNVGIICAVEKVNPQMEATLHAADLVKMNEDGIIKDCIVGGPFAIDNAISVEAAKHKGITNPIAGNIDILVMPRIEAGNVFYKTMMFLASAKSASVIAGAKKPIVLTSRADSKESKFYSIALGALVTNL, from the coding sequence ATGATTAAAACAATTAATGATTTAGTATTAAAAGCTAAAGAGATTGAAACTAAAACTCTGGTTGTTGCTTGTGCTGCTGATGAGCATGTATTAGAGGCAGTTGAAATGGCAAGACAAGAAGATATCGTTAATCCTATCTTAATAGGAAACAAAACTGAAATATTAGGAATTTTCAAACAACACAATATCAATGAGAGTAATTACGAAATCATTGATGAACGTGATAAACCTACTGCTTGTTTAGAGGCAGTTAAATTAGTTAGTGCTAACAATGGTTACTATTTAATGAAAGGCCTAGTAGATACAAGTGTAATCTTAAAGGCAGCGTTAAATAAGGAATTCGGTCTAAGAACTTCTAACCGTATTTCTCATGTATCAGTTATGGAAGTACCAACTCATGATAAACTACTTTATATGACAGATGGTGCAATGAATATAGCACCTAACTTAGATGAGAAAAGACAAATAATTGAAAACAGTGTAAAAATTGCTCATGCTGTTGGAAATAAACTACCAAATGTAGGAATCATCTGCGCAGTAGAAAAAGTGAATCCACAAATGGAAGCCACTTTACATGCTGCTGATTTAGTAAAGATGAATGAAGATGGAATCATTAAAGATTGTATCGTTGGTGGTCCTTTTGCAATCGACAATGCAATTAGTGTTGAAGCTGCAAAACATAAAGGAATTACAAATCCAATTGCTGGAAATATTGACATTCTTGTAATGCCACGTATCGAAGCTGGAAATGTATTTTATAAAACAATGATGTTCTTAGCAAGTGCAAAAAGTGCAAGTGTAATTGCAGGTGCGAAAAAACCTATTGTGCTAACAAGCCGTGCCGACTCTAAGGAAAGTAAATTTTACTCAATTGCTCTTGGCGCATTAGTAACTAACTTATAG
- the tyrB gene encoding Aromatic-amino-acid aminotransferase → MSFLNNHSDGKKMVDKVFKAAIKAKEAKDKFGDDEVVDATLGTLFDEDGIFVAYDSVWGPYDQLDKVEKGRYARSIQGNPLYRDAVYKWLFGENEMPAEIIVSPGGAGAVSATMHNVLNPGDTVIKPSQGWGPYKTMANEFELKLDSYNLFKDGAFDIADFKDTLTKYMNIQGKVLAIINDPCHNPTGYTMSSDEWDQVLDFLNELSKQGPVVIINDIAYVDYSTDPSWKDHFLKYRNLAENVMIVITFSLSKTFTAYGARVGASVVVSSNKEELAKYKDAAIYSARSIWSTCNNSVMELFAKITTDETLYTNYINEKQYYIELLKERSRIFINECASEEIELYPFKEGFFATLKVVDDNEKEALNLRLQKSNIFTVEVDGGLRVALCSVPKRKLRGLARKIKKCM, encoded by the coding sequence ATGTCTTTTCTAAACAACCATAGTGATGGTAAAAAAATGGTAGATAAAGTATTCAAAGCAGCTATTAAAGCTAAAGAGGCAAAAGACAAATTTGGAGACGATGAAGTTGTTGATGCAACTTTGGGAACTCTATTTGATGAAGATGGAATCTTTGTTGCGTATGACAGTGTTTGGGGTCCTTACGATCAACTAGATAAAGTCGAAAAAGGAAGATATGCTAGAAGTATCCAAGGTAATCCTTTATACCGTGATGCCGTTTATAAATGGTTATTCGGCGAAAATGAAATGCCTGCAGAAATAATTGTTTCACCTGGTGGTGCTGGTGCTGTTAGTGCTACGATGCACAATGTCTTAAATCCTGGTGACACTGTTATCAAACCTTCTCAGGGATGGGGACCATATAAAACTATGGCTAATGAATTTGAACTCAAATTGGATAGTTATAATTTATTTAAAGATGGTGCCTTTGATATTGCTGATTTCAAAGATACTTTAACTAAGTATATGAATATACAAGGAAAAGTCTTAGCTATCATTAACGATCCATGTCATAACCCTACTGGTTATACCATGAGCAGTGATGAGTGGGATCAAGTTCTTGATTTCTTAAATGAATTATCTAAGCAAGGTCCTGTAGTAATAATAAATGATATTGCATATGTAGATTACTCAACAGACCCTTCATGGAAGGACCACTTCCTTAAGTATCGTAATCTTGCAGAGAACGTTATGATTGTGATTACATTTAGTTTATCTAAAACATTTACTGCATATGGTGCTCGTGTTGGAGCTAGTGTTGTTGTTTCTAGTAATAAGGAGGAGTTAGCTAAATATAAAGACGCAGCTATCTATAGCGCTAGAAGTATTTGGTCGACTTGTAATAATAGTGTTATGGAATTATTTGCTAAAATAACTACTGATGAAACACTATATACAAACTATATTAATGAGAAGCAATACTATATTGAATTATTAAAAGAAAGATCGCGTATTTTTATAAATGAATGTGCTTCTGAAGAAATAGAATTATATCCGTTTAAAGAAGGTTTCTTTGCAACATTAAAAGTTGTCGATGACAATGAGAAAGAAGCTTTAAATTTAAGACTACAAAAAAGTAATATCTTTACTGTTGAAGTAGATGGTGGATTAAGAGTAGCTTTATGTAGTGTTCCTAAAAGGAAGCTTCGTGGTTTAGCTAGAAAAATTAAAAAGTGTATGTAA
- the buk2_2 gene encoding Butyrate kinase 2: protein MFQILAINPGSTSTKIAIYQNEELIYKKSIRHSTEVIQSFDRVFDQYNFRKDAILDTLKEANISIDSFDAIVGRGGLLKPIEGGTYLVNDEMLNFIESAPRGEHASNLGCVIAKDLADPLNIPAFIVDPVAVDEMEDIARFTGMPSIQRQSLFHALNQKAVALKAAKLLNKDYHDINLIVAHLGGGISVGAHELGRVIDVNNALDGDGPMSPERSGSVPLGPLYKMALSGEHTLKEIQRMNYGNGGLVAHIGTNDGLEINKLIEQGDQKAKFMVEVMCYQIAKEIGSCATVLKGKVDAIVLTGGLAYDDFIIDEIRSRVSFISECIVFPGEDEMESLAYGALRVLKNIESHKVYK, encoded by the coding sequence ATGTTTCAAATACTCGCAATAAATCCAGGTAGTACTTCTACCAAAATTGCAATTTATCAGAATGAAGAATTAATTTATAAGAAAAGCATTAGACATAGCACGGAAGTTATTCAATCATTTGATCGTGTTTTCGATCAATATAATTTTCGAAAGGATGCTATTTTAGATACCCTTAAAGAAGCAAATATCTCGATTGACTCATTTGATGCAATCGTTGGTCGTGGTGGTTTGTTAAAACCGATTGAAGGGGGTACTTATTTAGTTAATGATGAGATGTTAAACTTCATTGAAAGTGCACCTCGTGGTGAACACGCAAGCAACCTTGGTTGCGTTATAGCCAAAGACCTTGCCGACCCTTTAAATATTCCCGCATTTATTGTTGATCCTGTTGCCGTTGATGAGATGGAAGACATCGCAAGATTCACAGGTATGCCATCAATTCAAAGACAAAGTTTATTTCATGCATTAAACCAAAAGGCAGTTGCCTTAAAAGCGGCTAAACTACTTAATAAAGACTATCATGATATTAACTTAATAGTTGCTCACTTAGGTGGTGGAATTAGTGTAGGAGCTCATGAACTTGGAAGAGTAATTGATGTAAATAATGCCTTAGATGGAGATGGGCCAATGTCTCCTGAACGTAGTGGAAGTGTACCGCTTGGTCCACTATATAAGATGGCTCTTAGTGGAGAACATACTTTAAAAGAAATCCAAAGAATGAATTACGGTAATGGTGGCTTGGTAGCACATATCGGAACTAATGATGGATTAGAGATAAATAAACTGATTGAACAGGGTGACCAGAAAGCAAAATTTATGGTTGAAGTGATGTGTTATCAAATCGCAAAAGAGATCGGTAGTTGTGCTACTGTCTTAAAAGGAAAAGTTGATGCAATTGTTTTAACAGGTGGTCTTGCGTATGATGATTTCATTATTGATGAAATTAGATCACGTGTTTCATTTATAAGTGAATGTATAGTATTCCCTGGTGAAGATGAAATGGAATCTTTAGCTTATGGAGCTCTACGAGTATTAAAAAATATAGAATCACACAAAGTATATAAATAG
- the ilvE gene encoding Branched-chain-amino-acid transaminase 1 translates to MGYALKETKYRFRAWTKDGAWDGGSLTEDKNITIHEGSNVFHYGQAIFEGLKAYKHQNGKVYLFRPDLNFERINGGMERIVAPRIPEKLFFEAITSVAKANIDDIPEYGTGQSLYMRPFVIGQGMNLGVKPSDEYLLSVFCAPVGVYFKGGLQALDFITTQYDRAAGNGMGKVKFAGNYGASLYPRKQAKDAGYAGVIYLDPQTHSKIDEVGAANFFAVTHDNVLVTPKSPTILESITRRSILYLAEHYLGMKVEERECFVDNISEFKEAGACGTAAIITPIKSITHQGNVHQFGDGNVGPTIKKLYDLLVGIYYGDVEAPEGWLHELKLD, encoded by the coding sequence ATGGGGTATGCATTAAAAGAAACTAAATATCGATTTAGAGCTTGGACCAAAGATGGTGCTTGGGATGGTGGAAGTCTAACTGAAGATAAAAACATTACAATTCACGAAGGTTCAAATGTATTTCATTATGGACAAGCTATTTTTGAAGGTTTAAAAGCATATAAACATCAAAATGGTAAAGTGTATTTATTCAGACCAGACCTAAACTTCGAAAGAATTAATGGAGGAATGGAAAGAATAGTAGCTCCAAGAATCCCAGAAAAACTATTTTTCGAAGCTATTACAAGTGTAGCAAAAGCGAATATTGATGATATTCCTGAATATGGTACCGGACAATCATTATACATGCGACCATTTGTTATTGGACAAGGAATGAACTTAGGTGTAAAACCATCAGACGAATACTTATTAAGTGTTTTCTGTGCTCCTGTTGGAGTATATTTCAAAGGTGGCTTGCAAGCTTTAGATTTCATTACAACTCAATATGATCGCGCAGCTGGTAATGGTATGGGTAAAGTTAAATTTGCTGGTAACTACGGAGCATCTTTATATCCACGTAAACAAGCTAAAGATGCTGGATATGCTGGGGTTATTTATCTCGATCCACAAACACATTCAAAAATTGATGAGGTTGGAGCTGCAAACTTCTTTGCAGTAACACATGACAACGTTCTTGTTACTCCAAAATCACCAACTATTCTAGAAAGTATTACAAGAAGATCAATTTTATACTTAGCAGAACACTATCTAGGAATGAAAGTAGAAGAAAGAGAATGCTTCGTCGACAACATTTCTGAATTTAAAGAAGCTGGTGCTTGTGGTACAGCAGCAATTATTACACCAATTAAATCAATTACACATCAAGGAAATGTACATCAATTTGGTGATGGTAATGTTGGACCAACAATCAAAAAACTATATGATTTATTAGTAGGTATCTATTACGGAGACGTTGAAGCTCCTGAAGGATGGTTACACGAACTAAAATTAGACTAA
- the serA gene encoding D-3-phosphoglycerate dehydrogenase — protein sequence MYKILANDGIDKSAEEKLLELGYQVDTNHYQGADLDEMIKKVDCIIVRSATKVRESLIDIALETKQLKLIIRAGVGIDNIDHAYAKEKGITVRNTPNSSSDAVAELAIGHMFSLARHIYISNVTMRAGKWNKKQYKGIELNGKTLGLVGFGRIARSVAKKAMALGMTVIYDDMLGQSDLMTECKFVGKEQLLKTSDFISLHIPFNKEVGPYLNEKDFNEMKKGMYLIHTARGGVVNENALLKALDEGIVERAALDVYEEEPTKNELIYTSDKISLTPHIGASTIEAQARIGEETIQVILESLS from the coding sequence ATGTATAAAATATTAGCTAATGACGGTATCGACAAATCTGCTGAAGAAAAATTATTAGAATTAGGATACCAAGTAGATACAAATCATTATCAAGGCGCAGACCTTGATGAAATGATTAAAAAAGTTGATTGTATTATCGTACGTAGTGCAACAAAAGTTAGAGAATCTCTAATTGATATCGCACTAGAAACAAAACAATTAAAACTAATTATTAGAGCAGGTGTAGGGATTGATAATATCGATCATGCATACGCAAAAGAAAAAGGGATTACAGTTCGTAATACTCCGAACAGCTCTAGTGATGCAGTAGCAGAACTTGCAATTGGACATATGTTTAGTTTAGCAAGACATATATACATTTCTAACGTTACAATGCGCGCTGGAAAATGGAATAAGAAACAATATAAAGGTATTGAACTAAATGGTAAAACACTTGGTTTAGTAGGATTTGGTAGAATCGCTAGAAGTGTTGCTAAAAAAGCAATGGCTCTTGGTATGACAGTTATATATGATGATATGTTAGGTCAAAGTGACTTAATGACTGAATGTAAATTTGTTGGCAAAGAACAACTATTAAAAACAAGCGATTTTATTAGTTTACACATCCCATTCAATAAAGAAGTTGGACCTTATTTAAATGAAAAAGACTTCAATGAAATGAAAAAAGGGATGTACTTAATCCATACCGCTCGTGGTGGTGTGGTGAATGAAAATGCACTTCTTAAGGCATTAGATGAAGGGATTGTTGAAAGAGCTGCTCTTGACGTATATGAAGAAGAGCCAACTAAAAATGAGTTGATTTATACAAGTGATAAAATCTCTTTAACACCTCACATCGGTGCTTCAACTATAGAAGCTCAAGCTCGTATTGGTGAAGAAACAATACAAGTAATTTTAGAAAGTTTATCTTAG
- a CDS encoding Major Facilitator Superfamily protein, with protein MTIKKNTQIIKFGLYGLLKNLKFFEPFLWLYFLVNGLSLLEIGALYAIRETIVYIFEIPSGVLADRFGRKNELVLCFIFYIFSFVMFFFSNNFGLFIIAISLYGLGEAFRSGTHKAMIMQYLDENDLKESKSQVYGLTRSYSNVGSAISSITGIALVVFTPNLSYLFLIAIIPYIFDLGLILSYPKSLNKKLETEFKFTSFIKESISSVKYALTTRKLNAVILNSSSYNAIFKTIKDYIQPIFVGLGITLLLFSNFTIDENTKIYIGLIYFTAHFVNIFVTKNAYLLQKLFTKGSITSMMWILTGITCIVLGLFMDNLFIVVFAFILFYVYLNVRKPYMVELIGNSTVNDKRASVLSIESQLTSLMIIILAPLAGFLSDYYGIHVMMISLGIFMLLIEIVYQKQKSA; from the coding sequence ATGACTATTAAGAAGAATACTCAAATAATTAAATTCGGACTTTATGGGTTATTAAAAAACTTAAAGTTTTTTGAACCTTTTTTGTGGTTATATTTCCTTGTAAATGGTTTATCACTACTAGAAATTGGAGCCTTATATGCAATTCGGGAAACGATAGTATATATATTTGAGATACCTTCAGGTGTTTTGGCTGATCGCTTTGGTAGGAAAAACGAACTTGTTCTGTGTTTTATCTTCTACATCTTTTCATTCGTTATGTTTTTCTTTTCAAATAATTTTGGCTTGTTTATTATTGCCATCTCATTGTATGGTTTAGGAGAAGCTTTTAGAAGTGGAACTCATAAAGCAATGATTATGCAGTATCTTGATGAGAATGATTTAAAAGAAAGTAAATCACAAGTATATGGATTAACGAGAAGTTATTCTAATGTTGGTTCTGCAATTAGTAGTATTACTGGAATTGCTCTTGTGGTCTTTACTCCAAATCTTTCTTATTTATTCCTAATTGCTATAATTCCATATATATTTGATTTAGGACTAATTTTAAGTTATCCGAAATCTCTAAATAAAAAACTTGAAACAGAGTTTAAATTCACTAGCTTTATTAAGGAAAGCATTAGCAGTGTAAAATATGCACTTACAACAAGAAAATTAAATGCAGTTATACTAAATTCATCAAGTTATAATGCTATATTTAAGACAATAAAAGACTATATTCAACCAATTTTTGTAGGGTTAGGTATTACTTTACTATTATTTAGCAATTTCACAATTGATGAGAATACAAAAATCTATATTGGGTTGATATACTTTACTGCTCATTTTGTTAATATATTTGTAACAAAGAATGCTTATCTTTTACAAAAATTATTTACCAAAGGTAGTATAACTTCAATGATGTGGATATTAACTGGGATAACATGTATAGTACTTGGTTTATTTATGGATAACTTATTTATTGTTGTCTTTGCATTTATCTTATTCTATGTATATTTAAACGTTAGAAAACCATATATGGTAGAACTTATAGGCAATTCAACTGTAAATGATAAGAGAGCTAGTGTTTTATCAATTGAATCACAACTAACATCGCTCATGATCATTATTTTAGCGCCACTAGCTGGATTTCTCAGTGATTATTACGGAATCCATGTAATGATGATTTCACTTGGGATATTCATGTTATTAATTGAAATAGTGTATCAAAAACAAAAAAGTGCCTAG